A DNA window from Malus domestica chromosome 12, GDT2T_hap1 contains the following coding sequences:
- the LOC103449638 gene encoding ubiquitin C-terminal hydrolase 12 isoform X2: MTMMTPAPLDQQQEDEEMLVPNSDLVEGPQPMEVAQVEPASTVDSQPVEDPPTMKFTWTIENFTRLNIKKHYSDMFVVGGYKWRILIFPKGNNVDYLSMYLDVADSGTLPYGWSRYAHFSLAVVNHIHTKYSIRKDTQHQFNARESDWGFTSFMPLGDLYDPSRGYLVNDTVVVEAEVAVRKVLDYWSYDSKKETGYVGLKNQGATCYMNSLLQTLYHIPYFRKAVYHMPTTENDMPSGSIPLALQSLFYKLQYNDSSVATKELTKSFGWDTYDSFMQHDVQELNRVLCEKLEDKMKGTVVEGTIQQLFEGHHMNYIECINVDYKSTRKESFYDLQLDVKGCRDVYASFDKYVEVERLEGDNKYHAEEHGLQDAKKGVLFIDFPPVLQLQLKRFEYDFMRDTMVKINDRYEFPLQLDLDRENGKYLSPESDKSVRNLYTLHSVLVHSGGVHGGHYYAFIRPTLSDQWYKFDDERVTKEDVKRALEEQYGGEEELPQTNPGFNNTPFKFTKYSNAYMLVYIRDSDKDKIICNVDEKDIAEHLRIRLKKEQEEKEDKRKYKAQAHLYTIIKVARDEDLTEQIGRDIYFDLVDHDKVRNFRVQKQMPFNLFKEEVAKEFGIPVQFQRFWIWAKRQNHTYRPNRPLTPQEETQSVGHLREVSNKTHNAELKLFLEVEFGPDLRPIPPPDKTKEDILLFFKLYEPEKRELRFVGRFFVKSSSKPAEILGKLNQLAGFTPDEEIELYEEIKFEPCIMCEHLDKKTSFRSSQIEDGDIICFQKSTPLESEEECKYPDVPSFLEYVHNRQVVHFRSLEKPKEEDFSLELSKLHTYDDVVEKLARQIGLEDPTKIRLTAHNCYSQQPKPQPIKFRGVEHLTDMLVHYNQSSDILYYEVLDIPLPELQGLKNLKVAFHHATKDEVVIHNIRLPKQSTVGDVINVLKTKVELSHPNAELRLLEVFYHKIYKIFPHSEKIENINDQYWTLRAEEIPEEEKNLGPHDRLIHVYHFTKDTAQNQMQVQNFGEPFFLVIHEGETLAEVKERIQKKLQVPDEEFAKWKFAFLSLGRPEYLQDSDVVSSRFQRRDVYGAWEQYLGLEHSDNAPKRAYAVNQNRHTYEKPVKIYN, from the exons TAGCCCAAGTGGAGCCAGCTAGTACAGTTGATAGTCAACCAGTGGAGGATCCTCCAACGATGAAATTCACTTGGACAATTGAGAACTTTACTAGGTTGAACATCAAGAAGCACTACTCTGACATGTTCGTAGTGGGCGGCTATAAATG GCGGATACTAATATTTCCCAAGGGAAACAATGTGGACTACTTGTCAATGTATTTGGATGTGGCAGATTCCGGGACATTGCCATATGGGTGGAGTAGATATGCACACTTCAGCTTGGCTGTAGTTAATCATATCCATACCAAGTACTCAATAAGAAAGG ACACTCAGCACCAATTCAATGCAAGAGAAAGTGACTGGGGATTCACTTCATTCATGCCTCTTGGTGATCTTTATGATCCGAGTAGGGGATATCTGGTGAACGATACAGTTGTGGTTGAAGCTGAGGTTGCTGTCCGTAAGGTTCTAGATTACTGGTCATATGACTCGAAAAAGGAAACTGGTTATGTTGGGCTCAAGAATCAGGGAGCAACTTGTTATATGAATTCTCTTCTCCAGACTTTGTACCATATACCGTACTTCAGAAAG GCCGTGTATCATATGCCAACAACTGAGAATGACATGCCTTCAGGAAGCATCCCTTTGGCGCTACAAAGTTTATTCTATAAGCTTCAATACAATGACAGCAGTGTTGCAACCAAAGAATTGACCAAATCCTTTGGATGGGATACATATGATTCTTTTATGCAACATGATGTGCAGGAACTTAATAGAGTTCTTTGTGAAAAGCTTGAAGATAAAATGAAG GGAACTGTTGTGGAGGGTACAATACAGCAGTTGTTTGAAGGACATCACATGAATTACATTGAATGCATCAATGTGGATTACAAATCTACAAGAAAGGAATCATTTTATG ACCTACAGCTTGATGTGAAAGGCTGTCGGGATGTTTATGCTTCTTTTGACAAGTATGTGGAAGTTGAACGTCTTGAGGGTGACAATAAATACCATGCCGAAGAACATGGTTTGCAG GATGCTAAGAAGGGTGTTCTGTTTATTGACTTCCCTCCCGTTCTTCAACTTCAGCTAAAGcgatttgaatatgattttatGCGGGACACTATGGTTAAG ATAAATGATCGCTATGAATTTCCTCTTCAACTTGACCTTGATAGGGAGAATGGAAAATATCTATCACCTGAATCAGATAAGAGTGTTCGCAACCTCTACACTCTTCATAG TGTCTTGGTGCATAGTGGTGGGGTGCATGGTGGCCATTACTATGCTTTCATCAGACCAACCCTCTCAGACCAGTG GTACAAATTTGATGATGAACGTGTGACAAAAGAGGATGTGAAGAGGGCTTTAGAAGAGCAGTACGGTGGTGAGGAAGAG TTGCCACAGACCAATCCTGGCTTCAATAATACTCCTTTCAAATTTACAAAATACTCAAATGCATACATGCTTGTGTATATACGGGACagtgataaggacaaaataatatGTAACGTGGATGAGAAAGACATAGCCGAACATCTAAGG ATAAGGTTGAAGAAAGAACAAGAAGAGAAAGAGGACAAAAGGAAATATAAGGCACAAGCACACCTCTACACTATTATTAAG GTTGCTCGAGATGAGGATCTGACAGAACAAATTGGAAGGGATATTTATTTTGACCTAGTGGACCATGACAAAGTTCGTAATTTCCGTGTTCAGAAACAAATGCCCTTTAATCTTTTCAAG GAGGAGGTTGCGAAAGAGTTTGGCATACCAGTGCAGTTTCAGCGTTTCTGGATTTGGGCCAAGAGACAAAACCACACATATCGCCCCAACCGACCATTGACACCTCAGGAAGAAACACAATCA GTTGGACACTTGAGAGAGGTATCAAATAAAACACACAATGCAGAGCTAAAGTTGTTTCTGGAAGTAGAGTTTGGGCCG GATCTACGTCCTATTCCTCCGCCTGACAAAACCAAGGAAGATATCCTTCTTTTCTTTAAGCTTTATGAGCCTGAGAAACGAGAACTACG TTTTGTTGGTAGGTTTTTTGTGAAGAGTTCTAGTAAACCAGCAGAGATTTTAGGAAAATTAAATCAACTGGCTGGTTTTACCCCTGATGAAGAAATTGAGCTTTATGAG GAAATAAAGTTTGAGCCATGTATCATGTGCGAACATCTTGACAAGAAGACCTCATTTCGATCGAGTCAG ATTGAAGATGGGGATATTATTTGCTTTCAGAAGTCTACTCCTCTTGAAAGTGAAGAAGAATGTAAATATCCTGATGTTCCTTCATTTTTGGAATACGTACACAATCGCCAG GTTGTTCATTTCCGTTCTTTGGAGAAACCTAAGGAGGAGGATTTCAGTTTAGAATT GTCAAAGCTACACACTTACGATGATGTGGTGGAGAAATTGGCTCGCCAAATTGGTTTGGAAGATCCCACCAAAATCAGACTCACTGCACATAACTGCTATTCTCAGCAACCTAAGCCCCAACCAATTAAATTTCGGGGCGTAGAGCATTTAACTGATATGTTAGTTCATTACAATCAA AGCTCTGATATTTTGTATTATGAAGTCTTGGACATCCCCCTGCCAGAATTGCAAGGCCTAAAAAATCTAAAAGTTGCTTTTCATCATGCTacaaaagatgag GTGGTGATTCACAATATTAGATTGCCCAAACAGAGCACTGTGGGGGATGTCATTAATGTACTTAAAACGAAG GTAGAGCTGTCTCATCCAAATGCAGAACTCCGACTGCTTGAGGTTTTCTATCACAAGATTTACAAG ATCTTCCCACACAGTGAGAAAATTGAGAATATAAATGACCAGTACTGGACTTTGCGTGCAGAGGAG ATtccagaagaagagaaaaacttGGGTCCCCATGATCGCTTGATTCATGTTTACCACTTTACAAAAGACACTGCACAGAACCAGATG CAAGTACAAAATTTTGGGGAACCTTTCTTCTTGGTCATCCATGAAGGTGAAACTTTAGCTGAAGTTAAAGAACGGATACAAAAGAAATTGCAGGTCCCCGATGAGGAGTTTGCCAAG TGGAAGTTTGCTTTCTTGTCACTTGGTCGTCCTGAGTACTTGCAGGATTCTGATGTTGTGTCCAGCCGTTTTCAG AGAAGAGATGTTTATGGTGCATGGGAGCAGTACCTTGGGTTGGAGCACTCTGATAATGCTCCTAAGAGAGCGTATGCAGTAAATCAG AACCGTCACACGTACGAGAAGCCAGTTAAAATATACAACTAA